The DNA window ACTTTATCAAAGGCACAGAGCCGACGCAGTACGTTACCGAGCACAGTGAAGAGAGCATCTATTCCAGCTCCGGCGATGGCGGTGATAACGGGCTGTTTCTAAGCCAACTGACAAAAAATAAAGTAAAAAGGTTGCTGGCGAAGCAACCTTTTTTATCTGACCTTCAAGCGCACCGTTAAGTTCTGTGGGTAAGAATATCGCTAATGGTTTTCGCTAACTGTTCAAAGCGCGCCCTCAGTGGCGAACCTGGACGATAAGCCAAAACAATCTTGCGCGACGGCACCGGGTTGACCGCTTTGACATAGCAGACGCCATCTTTCTCTTTCTCTTTTGGTAAGGAGAGCTCCGGCAACAATGTAATCCCAGCGCCCGCCGCAACCATATTACGCAGCGTTTCTAAACTGGTGGCCTTAAAACGCTCATCATCGCGTGCGCCCGCTGCAAAGCAAAAACCGAGCGCCTGATCGCGCAGACAGTGGCCATCCCCCAGCGCCAGCACCGTTTTACCATTCAGCTCTAACATATCCAACTGCTCTTGTTTGGCCCACTCATGATTGAGTGGCACGGCGATACTCAGCGGTTCATGGTAGATGTCGATCTCTTTGAATGGCTCGGTTTCGGCGACCGACGCCAAGATAAG is part of the Vibrio cidicii genome and encodes:
- the oxyR gene encoding DNA-binding transcriptional regulator OxyR, producing the protein MNIRDLEYLVSLAEHKHFRKAAEACFVSQPTLSGQIRKLEEEIGTILLERSSRRVLFTDAGLQLVDQAKVILREVKTFKEMASGQNGEMSGPMHIGFIPTLGPYLLPRIIPQLKERYPELELFLHEAQTQQLVNQLEAGKLDCLILASVAETEPFKEIDIYHEPLSIAVPLNHEWAKQEQLDMLELNGKTVLALGDGHCLRDQALGFCFAAGARDDERFKATSLETLRNMVAAGAGITLLPELSLPKEKEKDGVCYVKAVNPVPSRKIVLAYRPGSPLRARFEQLAKTISDILTHRT